One window of Mangrovibacterium diazotrophicum genomic DNA carries:
- a CDS encoding PepSY-associated TM helix domain-containing protein encodes MGKLYKKLHKWPGLIIAFLLLYFSVTGIIMNHREFFSGFDISRNNLPKEFRYQNWNNSAVKGNIILNGDSILVYGNIGVWLTDSNFTDYSSFNYGFPNGSDNRKVFDLYQSNDGNLYTATQFGLFAFSKEKKQWIKFELDVDIKRFVAIECVNDTLYVLNRSYLFKGKSEGINTQFEKIELKKPRDYKNEVSLFETMWQIHSGEILGIPGKLFVDALGVIIIFLSLTGIIYFFFPGWIKRRKKKTKSVTSIVKTNRWSLRWHNKTGAWLFVCLIVLFFTGMFLRPPLLIAIAYSKVSPVKYSHLDQPNPWYDKLRDIKFDSERNEFLLATSEGIFYMDKDRLAPIAFKIQPPVSVMGINVLEPFNDGAYIIGSFSGLFLWHPAHPEIYNYAQGKLHVGNTSGRPIGDFKVTGLVTDLGGKQYMIDYDKGAVPLYHEMKFPEMPNNILKESKMSLWNLSLEIHTGRFFRFLLGDFYILLVPLSGLVSVMVVLSGYLLWRKKFR; translated from the coding sequence ATGGGAAAACTTTATAAGAAACTACATAAATGGCCAGGGCTAATCATTGCCTTTCTGCTACTATATTTCTCGGTTACAGGCATCATTATGAATCATCGTGAATTCTTCTCAGGTTTTGATATTTCACGTAACAACCTTCCAAAAGAATTCCGTTATCAGAATTGGAATAATAGTGCAGTAAAAGGTAATATTATTTTAAATGGCGATAGCATTTTAGTATATGGTAATATTGGGGTATGGCTTACCGATTCTAATTTTACTGATTATAGTTCATTTAATTATGGTTTCCCAAATGGAAGCGATAACCGTAAGGTTTTTGACCTGTATCAATCAAATGACGGAAATCTATATACAGCAACGCAATTTGGTTTGTTTGCTTTTAGTAAGGAGAAAAAGCAATGGATAAAGTTTGAATTGGATGTTGACATTAAACGCTTTGTGGCTATTGAATGTGTCAACGATACGCTCTATGTTTTAAATCGTTCCTATTTATTTAAAGGTAAGTCGGAAGGAATAAATACCCAATTTGAGAAAATTGAACTCAAAAAACCACGAGATTATAAAAATGAAGTCTCACTTTTTGAAACCATGTGGCAGATTCATTCAGGTGAGATTTTGGGGATTCCCGGAAAGCTGTTTGTTGATGCTTTGGGAGTAATAATCATTTTCTTATCGTTGACAGGAATTATTTATTTCTTTTTCCCGGGATGGATAAAGAGAAGAAAGAAGAAAACGAAATCAGTCACATCAATTGTAAAGACTAATCGTTGGTCATTAAGGTGGCACAATAAAACAGGAGCCTGGTTATTTGTGTGCCTGATAGTCTTGTTTTTTACAGGTATGTTCTTGCGTCCTCCGCTACTTATTGCAATTGCATATTCAAAAGTAAGCCCTGTAAAATATTCTCATCTCGACCAGCCTAATCCCTGGTACGATAAATTAAGGGACATAAAATTTGATAGTGAACGAAATGAATTCCTTCTGGCAACTTCGGAAGGTATCTTCTATATGGATAAAGACCGTCTTGCACCAATTGCTTTTAAAATTCAGCCTCCTGTAAGTGTTATGGGAATTAACGTGCTTGAGCCATTTAATGATGGGGCGTACATTATAGGTTCGTTCAGTGGTTTGTTTTTATGGCATCCGGCTCATCCTGAAATTTATAATTATGCCCAGGGTAAATTACATGTAGGCAATACATCAGGCAGACCTATTGGTGATTTTAAAGTTACAGGATTAGTAACGGATTTGGGAGGTAAGCAATATATGATAGACTACGATAAAGGTGCAGTTCCTTTATATCATGAAATGAAATTTCCTGAAATGCCTAATAATATTCTTAAAGAATCTAAAATGTCACTATGGAACTTATCGCTCGAAATTCATACGGGACGTTTCTTTCGTTTTCTTCTTGGTGATTTTTATATCCTCTTAGTTCCCTTATCAGGATTGGTAAGCGTTATGGTTGTATTGAGCGGATATTTGCTTTGGAGAAAGAAGTTTCGGTAA
- a CDS encoding cytochrome c biogenesis protein ResB, which yields MQNTKEKKSLWVLPWKYPESFLIAFALFLASLGIEFITGTTAPKISWPANFVSIALLANLSLLLYLLSKKRAVFKWFYSVPASIAGITSFVVPSLLLALIPQKPSDSLFFLYDVTSSWTYTIGVVFFLIILGTVTIKRITKLSKRNIGFFLNHFGLWLCIASAHLGAGDIQKLNMYLEEGKTTWYGIENGNRTEELNFAIKLRDFSIEEYPAKIAFVENSTGEIINQNNKPLMIDPHEGLQFNYKDFDLKIDKLLMSSAPVMNRFEPVLGMGATQSLKILKSNNEAIDTIWISSPSILYRQEMYQIDSSTIMLMTKPEAKRFLSEITVYEKAGAVYDTIIEVNKPIKIAGWKIYQTSYDETMGRWSTKSILELVKDPWLPSVYLGFFLLIAGTFYLIWTGKRKEDV from the coding sequence TTGCAAAATACTAAAGAAAAAAAGAGCTTATGGGTGCTTCCCTGGAAGTATCCCGAAAGCTTCTTAATAGCTTTTGCCTTATTTTTGGCATCATTAGGAATTGAATTTATAACAGGTACTACTGCGCCTAAAATATCTTGGCCAGCCAACTTTGTTTCAATAGCACTATTAGCAAATTTATCGTTATTGCTATATCTGTTATCTAAAAAAAGAGCGGTTTTCAAATGGTTTTATAGTGTTCCGGCATCAATTGCCGGGATTACTTCATTCGTAGTACCTTCGTTATTGCTAGCCTTAATTCCGCAAAAACCATCAGATTCCTTATTCTTTCTGTATGATGTTACATCGAGCTGGACTTATACAATTGGAGTAGTTTTCTTTTTAATCATACTTGGAACAGTGACCATTAAACGCATCACAAAGCTTTCCAAGAGGAATATCGGTTTCTTTCTAAACCATTTCGGTTTATGGCTGTGTATTGCATCGGCTCATTTAGGTGCAGGAGACATACAAAAACTGAATATGTATCTTGAAGAAGGCAAAACTACTTGGTATGGAATTGAAAATGGAAACAGAACAGAAGAATTAAATTTTGCTATAAAGCTACGAGACTTCTCCATTGAAGAATACCCTGCAAAAATTGCTTTTGTGGAAAACAGTACCGGAGAGATAATCAACCAAAACAACAAACCTTTAATGATAGACCCACACGAGGGCTTACAATTCAACTATAAGGATTTTGATTTAAAGATTGACAAACTTTTAATGAGTTCAGCTCCTGTTATGAATAGGTTTGAGCCTGTTCTGGGTATGGGGGCAACTCAATCCTTAAAGATTCTAAAATCCAATAATGAAGCGATTGATACTATTTGGATTTCAAGTCCAAGCATTTTGTATCGTCAGGAAATGTATCAGATTGATTCAAGCACAATAATGCTTATGACCAAACCCGAAGCAAAACGTTTCCTGTCTGAAATTACGGTTTATGAAAAAGCCGGAGCTGTGTATGATACCATCATTGAGGTAAATAAACCAATCAAGATTGCCGGATGGAAGATTTATCAGACAAGTTATGATGAAACAATGGGACGTTGGTCAACGAAAAGCATTTTGGAACTGGTTAAAGACCCTTGGCTGCCATCGGTATATTTGGGATTCTTCTTACTCATTGCAGGAACTTTCTATTTGATATGGACTGGTAAAAGGAAGGAGGATGTGTAA
- the nrfH gene encoding cytochrome c nitrite reductase small subunit → MSILKKILPPDKWKIPVIIVSAILLGLFFFLFYVSNASSYLSDDPKTCVNCHIMAPQYATWMHSSHREWANCNDCHVPHNNVFNKYYFKGKDGMRHASIFTMRAEPQVIQIKEEGHHVVQQNCIRCHSNLITDAKMNTIHADFHSDRTDRTCWECHREVPHGRVNSLSSTPNAKVPLPESPVPDWLKEALEETE, encoded by the coding sequence ATGAGCATATTGAAAAAGATTTTACCTCCTGATAAATGGAAGATACCTGTCATTATCGTTTCAGCAATTCTCTTAGGTCTTTTTTTCTTTCTATTCTATGTCTCCAATGCATCATCTTACCTTTCCGATGACCCAAAAACCTGTGTAAATTGCCACATCATGGCTCCGCAATATGCTACATGGATGCACAGTTCTCATCGTGAATGGGCAAACTGTAACGATTGCCATGTACCTCACAATAATGTATTCAATAAATATTATTTCAAAGGAAAAGATGGAATGCGACACGCTTCAATCTTTACAATGCGTGCCGAGCCACAGGTTATACAAATAAAAGAAGAAGGTCATCATGTAGTGCAACAAAATTGTATTCGTTGCCATAGTAACCTTATTACCGATGCAAAAATGAATACCATTCATGCCGATTTTCATTCTGACAGAACTGACAGAACTTGTTGGGAATGCCATCGTGAAGTTCCTCATGGCAGAGTCAACAGCCTTTCGAGTACACCTAACGCTAAAGTGCCGTTACCCGAAAGTCCAGTGCCCGATTGGTTAAAAGAAGCATTAGAAGAAACAGAATAA
- a CDS encoding efflux RND transporter permease subunit: MENLLTKLLRYKWLTMLFIAMISVYFISEMKENTRMETDLDEYMPKDHPAFVYSDEAESWFNIKDGIVVAVENKSGIYNTATLDTLKQLTKRLQKFEEIDKDDVKSLYNADNIVGSDGSLDVKRFYKRVPKAEEELQELRKSVRENEMVYGRFISTNEQVAVIIAEIGDDVFSQEFYNNILKTVKQSETDDITIHVAGRPIVEGEMALLAPADMKKMVPIVILVILIVLFITLRSIKSTFITLGVVFLSTVWAFGLMASVGIPIYAVSTMIPVMLIAIGVADGIHLYSHLQTYMAHNPGVSKKEAVSEMLNHMWKPVVMTSITTAVGFISLLTSEVYPVKYFGIFTAFGVMAAMFFSLIFLPAGIMIFGLPKVKKANIDNDMEGHSHSKLANSSAAWIVKNKYVSILATVVIVAISIVGMQKIWINSSFLDKFEKDSDIVQTDKFINENFGGTSTLNLILDANGKKDVFKNPEVLKLVDRMQQDVDAQLEVVGNKFSLTDYIKRMNKVMNSDNEAFNTIPNSNEMIAQYLLLYEMSGDPENLTKVADYDYAKLNITFQLKKDDSKSINAALDIINSYEDDFETLDISMNYAGSGYKGLVFTDLILEGQIKSLIMSILIIIILLSLMFRNLVVGLISAVPIIITALISFGIMGFLNIPLSTTTALLSSIAIGIGIDYAVHFLEQYRTNAANYNDKYKAAQLTMAHSGKAIIFNAIVVIAGFMVLLFSVFPPNRELGALVSLNMFTSFAGTLTIMLVLLYIGNIFIKKNNNKNN; the protein is encoded by the coding sequence ATGGAAAATTTATTGACAAAATTGTTACGCTACAAATGGCTTACCATGTTATTCATTGCAATGATTTCTGTGTATTTTATTTCTGAAATGAAAGAGAATACACGCATGGAAACCGACTTGGACGAATACATGCCCAAAGACCACCCAGCGTTTGTTTATAGTGACGAAGCTGAAAGTTGGTTTAATATTAAAGACGGTATAGTAGTGGCTGTTGAAAACAAATCAGGCATTTACAACACTGCAACACTTGATACGCTGAAACAGCTTACCAAACGCTTACAGAAGTTTGAAGAAATAGATAAAGATGATGTAAAATCACTTTATAATGCCGATAATATTGTGGGGTCAGATGGGAGTCTGGATGTGAAACGCTTTTACAAACGTGTTCCAAAAGCAGAGGAAGAATTACAGGAACTGAGAAAAAGTGTTCGAGAAAATGAAATGGTTTATGGACGCTTTATATCCACAAACGAGCAGGTTGCAGTTATTATTGCAGAAATTGGCGATGATGTGTTTTCTCAAGAGTTTTATAACAATATTCTTAAAACTGTAAAACAATCAGAAACAGATGATATAACTATCCATGTAGCTGGTCGTCCAATTGTTGAAGGCGAAATGGCGTTGCTTGCCCCTGCTGATATGAAAAAAATGGTTCCAATCGTGATATTGGTAATACTAATTGTTCTTTTCATCACTTTAAGAAGTATTAAAAGCACTTTCATCACTCTTGGCGTGGTTTTTCTTTCTACAGTTTGGGCTTTTGGTCTAATGGCGAGTGTAGGAATTCCAATTTACGCTGTTTCAACAATGATTCCGGTAATGCTCATAGCCATAGGGGTAGCCGATGGCATTCATTTATATAGTCATCTTCAAACCTATATGGCTCACAATCCCGGAGTTTCAAAAAAAGAAGCGGTAAGCGAAATGCTCAACCACATGTGGAAACCTGTGGTTATGACTTCAATTACTACTGCTGTTGGCTTTATCTCATTGCTAACATCGGAGGTATATCCAGTAAAATATTTCGGAATCTTTACTGCTTTCGGAGTAATGGCAGCCATGTTTTTCTCCTTGATATTCTTGCCTGCCGGAATCATGATTTTTGGTTTGCCAAAAGTCAAAAAAGCTAATATTGATAATGATATGGAAGGACATTCGCATTCAAAGTTGGCAAATAGTTCTGCTGCATGGATAGTGAAGAATAAATATGTTTCGATTCTGGCAACAGTTGTTATTGTTGCAATATCAATAGTTGGAATGCAAAAAATATGGATTAACTCCAGCTTCCTGGATAAGTTTGAGAAAGACAGCGATATTGTTCAAACAGATAAGTTTATCAATGAAAATTTTGGCGGTACCAGTACATTAAATCTCATTTTGGATGCCAATGGCAAAAAAGATGTTTTTAAAAATCCGGAAGTACTCAAACTTGTGGATAGAATGCAACAGGATGTGGATGCCCAATTGGAGGTTGTTGGCAATAAATTCTCACTTACCGATTACATTAAACGCATGAACAAGGTAATGAATTCCGATAACGAAGCATTTAATACGATACCCAACAGCAATGAGATGATAGCTCAGTACCTTTTACTTTATGAAATGTCAGGTGACCCGGAGAACCTAACCAAAGTAGCAGATTACGATTACGCCAAACTCAACATTACATTTCAGTTAAAGAAGGACGATTCAAAATCAATAAATGCCGCACTTGATATAATTAATTCTTATGAAGATGATTTTGAAACACTTGATATTTCAATGAATTATGCAGGAAGCGGATACAAAGGGCTTGTTTTTACAGACCTCATTCTGGAAGGTCAGATAAAAAGCCTAATCATGTCCATTTTAATTATCATAATCTTGTTGTCTCTAATGTTCAGAAACCTTGTGGTCGGTTTAATAAGTGCTGTTCCAATTATTATAACGGCTCTTATCAGTTTCGGCATTATGGGCTTCCTGAATATTCCTCTTAGTACAACAACAGCATTACTTTCAAGTATTGCAATAGGTATCGGTATTGATTATGCCGTTCATTTTCTGGAACAATACCGTACAAATGCAGCTAATTACAACGATAAGTATAAAGCGGCACAACTTACTATGGCACATTCAGGTAAAGCTATAATATTTAATGCCATTGTTGTAATCGCAGGCTTTATGGTATTACTTTTTTCAGTGTTCCCTCCAAACCGGGAACTTGGGGCGTTAGTATCGCTCAATATGTTTACCAGCTTCGCAGGAACACTCACTATTATGCTGGTACTGCTATACATCGGCAATATTTTCATCAAAAAGAATAATAATAAAAACAATTAA
- a CDS encoding DUF2024 family protein yields MKVAVWDTYVQRTDGKKMHFDIIVPENVKDSNVIFHYGHEYLKYKDVKSKKLTTKECEFCHIEYATQEVISDIESKGYHIVEMENCI; encoded by the coding sequence ATGAAAGTAGCTGTTTGGGATACATATGTGCAACGTACCGATGGGAAAAAAATGCACTTTGATATTATTGTACCGGAGAATGTAAAGGATTCTAATGTGATATTTCACTATGGACATGAATACCTTAAATACAAAGATGTTAAATCGAAAAAACTTACCACAAAAGAATGTGAGTTTTGCCATATTGAGTATGCCACGCAAGAAGTTATCTCAGATATAGAATCTAAGGGGTATCATATTGTTGAAATGGAAAATTGTATTTGA
- a CDS encoding ferredoxin, producing MAIDKIWRDDDINTCVACKICQSFAPRVFKVFDKMIVMPGVDYDKYENEIREAVESCPTGIIKIEYK from the coding sequence ATGGCAATTGATAAGATATGGCGTGACGATGATATCAACACATGTGTAGCGTGTAAAATATGTCAATCTTTTGCTCCACGAGTCTTTAAAGTATTCGATAAGATGATTGTGATGCCTGGTGTTGATTACGATAAATATGAAAATGAAATACGTGAGGCTGTTGAAAGTTGCCCCACAGGAATAATTAAAATTGAATATAAATGA
- a CDS encoding TetR/AcrR family transcriptional regulator, whose product MMQTERQIQIIEESIKLIALKGIQGFTIKNLSKAIGISEPAIYRHFESKTAILVAILDSFKEMAGMMSSLPFDEEQPAVEKIAFIFFRMLDVFTEQPTIIPIVFAEEIFKNDNMLKEKINEIQNLNLQKIETIIEQGQEAGNVRQDIDKSSLAIIFLGSFRLLIKRWDLNNYNFDLKEEGTKLVNSFKLIL is encoded by the coding sequence ATGATGCAAACAGAAAGACAAATACAAATAATTGAAGAATCAATAAAACTCATAGCTTTGAAAGGTATTCAGGGTTTTACGATAAAAAACTTATCTAAAGCAATAGGTATTTCAGAACCTGCAATTTATCGTCATTTTGAAAGCAAAACAGCTATTTTGGTTGCAATACTTGATAGTTTCAAAGAAATGGCCGGAATGATGTCGTCATTACCTTTTGATGAGGAGCAACCCGCAGTTGAAAAAATTGCCTTTATTTTTTTTAGAATGCTTGATGTTTTTACTGAACAGCCTACCATCATACCTATTGTATTTGCAGAAGAGATATTCAAAAACGATAATATGCTGAAAGAAAAGATTAACGAAATACAAAACCTGAATTTGCAGAAGATAGAAACAATCATTGAGCAAGGACAGGAAGCAGGCAATGTAAGACAGGATATTGATAAATCATCGCTTGCAATAATATTTTTAGGTTCTTTTCGCTTGCTTATTAAACGTTGGGATTTAAACAATTATAATTTCGACTTAAAAGAAGAAGGAACAAAGCTTGTAAATTCATTTAAACTAATATTATAA
- a CDS encoding aspartate/glutamate racemase family protein, producing MKTIGILGGLGPEATVDYYKEIIKGFDKINGDGSLNYPEIVIFSVNMAKFIGLLEEGKYTNAASYIASCVDNIRNAGADFAVISANTPHLLFNEIQAQVNIPLISIVDVCAKQARKIEVKKCALLGTKFTMQNDFYHKVFNLHNIEIVVPDEKQIEIINQRLFNELELGIFKEETRQEILEIVNKLKEQHEVDSVILGCTEFPLMFTEDNYLELPFLNTTKIHVDAIIKTCSNGN from the coding sequence ATGAAAACAATTGGAATATTAGGCGGATTAGGACCAGAAGCAACCGTGGATTATTACAAAGAAATAATAAAAGGCTTCGATAAAATTAACGGAGATGGTAGTTTGAATTATCCTGAGATTGTAATTTTTAGCGTTAATATGGCAAAGTTTATTGGATTACTTGAAGAAGGGAAATATACTAATGCCGCTTCGTATATCGCTTCATGTGTGGATAATATTAGAAATGCCGGGGCTGACTTTGCTGTAATAAGTGCCAATACTCCACATTTACTGTTTAATGAAATTCAAGCGCAAGTTAACATACCATTAATTAGCATTGTTGATGTATGTGCTAAACAAGCCAGGAAGATTGAAGTGAAAAAATGTGCATTATTAGGTACAAAATTCACAATGCAAAACGACTTTTATCATAAAGTATTCAATCTGCACAATATTGAAATAGTAGTTCCTGATGAAAAGCAAATAGAGATTATAAACCAAAGACTCTTTAACGAACTAGAATTAGGAATATTTAAAGAAGAAACAAGGCAGGAAATACTTGAAATAGTCAACAAATTGAAGGAACAACATGAAGTTGATTCAGTAATTCTAGGCTGTACCGAATTTCCATTAATGTTTACCGAAGACAATTATCTGGAATTACCCTTTTTAAATACAACCAAGATACATGTAGATGCAATAATCAAAACCTGTTCAAATGGCAATTGA
- a CDS encoding cupin domain-containing protein → MKIVKVSETEIKQTPHKIDARELYNHDNAQVVHIMLKPGESLKPHKTPVDVFFYVLEGSPDIFIGDEKQTVPQDNLVESPKNITHYFANNTENNVRVLVVKAPKPMEQTKLL, encoded by the coding sequence ATGAAAATTGTAAAAGTTTCAGAAACAGAAATTAAGCAAACTCCGCATAAGATTGATGCACGAGAGCTTTATAATCACGACAATGCACAAGTGGTTCATATTATGTTGAAACCGGGAGAAAGTCTTAAACCTCATAAAACTCCCGTTGATGTATTTTTCTATGTATTGGAAGGAAGTCCTGATATTTTTATTGGTGATGAAAAGCAGACTGTACCTCAAGATAATTTAGTCGAAAGCCCTAAGAATATAACACATTATTTTGCGAATAACACAGAAAATAATGTTCGTGTTCTTGTTGTAAAAGCACCCAAACCAATGGAACAAACAAAACTGTTATAA
- a CDS encoding cytochrome c biogenesis protein — MWHNFEIFAIISLATWILAIGTSLSDKLGKIANLTAILGTLSLAVFIVLLWTNLQRPPLRTLGETRLWYSFFLAISGYVIFKRWKIKLMLMYSLGMAILFLLLNYLNPEIHSKTLMPALQSIWFVPHVIVYMIAYALLGLSALYGLLGLYAIRKDNLKEDFVLKTDNIVYIGFGFLTLGLIFGALWAKEAWGHYWTWDPKETWAFLTWAVYLIHIHFRIKSNLSHKSVFLILMFAFVVLLICWFGINYLPAAQNSVHVYSS; from the coding sequence ATGTGGCATAATTTTGAAATATTCGCAATTATTTCGTTGGCAACATGGATTCTGGCCATTGGCACTTCTCTTTCAGACAAGTTGGGCAAAATCGCCAATTTGACTGCAATCCTTGGTACTTTAAGCTTGGCTGTATTTATCGTTTTACTTTGGACAAATCTCCAACGCCCACCATTAAGAACTCTTGGAGAGACAAGACTTTGGTATTCATTCTTCCTGGCAATTTCAGGCTATGTAATATTTAAGCGATGGAAAATCAAGTTAATGCTTATGTATTCACTTGGTATGGCTATTCTATTTTTATTATTGAACTACCTAAATCCTGAAATTCACAGTAAAACACTCATGCCAGCATTGCAAAGCATTTGGTTTGTACCTCATGTAATTGTGTATATGATTGCTTACGCCTTATTAGGTTTATCTGCACTTTACGGATTGCTTGGATTATATGCAATTAGAAAAGATAATCTGAAAGAGGATTTTGTACTTAAAACAGATAACATCGTTTATATAGGCTTTGGCTTTCTTACGTTAGGACTAATATTCGGAGCTTTATGGGCAAAAGAAGCATGGGGGCATTATTGGACATGGGATCCCAAAGAAACATGGGCATTTCTCACATGGGCTGTTTATCTTATTCATATCCATTTCAGGATAAAAAGTAATTTAAGCCACAAAAGCGTTTTTCTGATTTTAATGTTTGCTTTTGTTGTTCTGCTTATTTGTTGGTTTGGTATTAACTACCTTCCGGCAGCACAAAATAGTGTGCATGTTTATTCTAGTTAA
- the nrfA gene encoding ammonia-forming cytochrome c nitrite reductase, whose protein sequence is MKSFSEQIKEKPWKGWVLFLGTIVVVFLLGLLASSVVERRSEAVFAYAPKNDFSQFEPRNEKWGANFPREFESYYQTSDTIFRSKYNGSATIDELEEDPRMVVLWAGYGFSKEYNQGRGHYYAVEDVRNILRTGAPNDSVKSPMPNTCWTCKSPDVPRMMNEVGIAEFYKGSWEKWGAEIVNPIGCADCHDVNTMQLRISRPALIEAFERQGKDITKATHQEMRSLVCAQCHVEYYFNKKKIEGVPYLTFPWDNGMSVEQMEVYYDDMEFADWTHKLSKAPMLKAQHPGYETYLTGVHAERGVSCADCHMPYKSQGGVKFTDHHIQSPLNNVANSCQVCHREEAHKLIADVYSRQDKIKENVNILEDLLVKAHVEAKAAWDKGANEEQMQAILMDIRHAQWRWDYSVAAHGASFHSPVETGRIVSSGINIAQEARIKLTRLLAHLGHNKEVEMPDISTKAKAQKYIGLDMAKLNSDKEEFLGTVVPQWLEEASQRESKY, encoded by the coding sequence ATGAAATCATTCAGCGAACAAATCAAAGAAAAACCTTGGAAAGGTTGGGTTCTTTTCCTTGGAACTATTGTAGTTGTATTCCTTTTAGGATTATTAGCATCGAGTGTTGTAGAAAGAAGAAGTGAAGCGGTGTTTGCCTATGCACCCAAAAACGATTTTTCTCAGTTTGAACCACGTAACGAAAAATGGGGAGCTAACTTTCCTCGTGAGTTTGAATCTTATTATCAAACCTCTGACACCATCTTTAGAAGTAAATACAATGGTTCTGCTACAATTGATGAATTAGAGGAAGACCCAAGAATGGTTGTTCTTTGGGCAGGATATGGTTTTTCAAAAGAATATAACCAAGGGAGAGGACATTATTATGCAGTAGAAGATGTTCGTAATATTCTTAGAACAGGAGCACCGAATGATAGTGTAAAAAGCCCTATGCCCAATACTTGTTGGACTTGTAAAAGCCCCGATGTTCCAAGAATGATGAATGAAGTTGGAATTGCAGAGTTCTATAAAGGTTCATGGGAAAAGTGGGGAGCTGAAATTGTGAATCCAATTGGTTGTGCCGATTGCCACGATGTAAATACTATGCAACTACGCATTTCTCGCCCTGCATTAATTGAAGCGTTTGAGCGACAAGGAAAGGATATTACAAAAGCTACACATCAGGAAATGAGAAGCCTGGTTTGTGCTCAATGCCATGTGGAATATTATTTCAATAAAAAGAAAATTGAAGGTGTTCCATATTTAACCTTCCCCTGGGATAATGGAATGTCTGTAGAACAAATGGAGGTTTATTACGATGATATGGAATTTGCTGATTGGACACATAAACTGAGTAAAGCCCCTATGTTAAAAGCCCAACACCCAGGTTATGAAACTTACTTAACAGGAGTGCATGCAGAACGTGGTGTATCTTGTGCTGATTGTCACATGCCATATAAAAGCCAAGGTGGTGTGAAATTTACAGACCATCACATTCAAAGTCCTCTTAATAATGTCGCCAATTCATGTCAGGTTTGTCACCGTGAAGAGGCTCATAAACTCATTGCCGATGTATATTCTCGTCAGGATAAGATTAAAGAAAATGTAAATATTCTAGAAGATTTATTGGTTAAAGCACACGTAGAAGCTAAAGCAGCATGGGATAAAGGTGCGAATGAAGAACAAATGCAAGCAATACTTATGGATATTCGACATGCTCAATGGCGTTGGGATTATTCCGTAGCCGCTCATGGCGCATCATTCCACTCACCTGTTGAAACAGGTCGTATTGTTTCATCGGGTATCAATATTGCACAAGAAGCAAGAATTAAGCTTACTCGGTTATTGGCACACCTTGGACACAATAAAGAAGTTGAAATGCCTGATATTTCGACCAAAGCGAAAGCCCAGAAATATATTGGTTTAGATATGGCTAAACTAAATTCTGACAAAGAAGAATTTTTAGGAACTGTAGTTCCACAATGGCTTGAAGAAGCCAGTCAAAGAGAATCGAAATATTAG